A genomic stretch from Streptomyces sp. QL37 includes:
- a CDS encoding DUF1707 domain-containing protein → MSAEPSHPVPLRASDADREAVVTELQEAAADGRIDLDELGARLEVALAARTHDELAPLTADLLPAVPPAPPLLLKGGVAGAVREGVWRVPEQIRAYGGMGSVKIDFTRVECRLRVVEIEVDGQAGGVEIVIPDGWVVEVGELDPGLAGLRNRTTAEKLPGSPLIRLTGTCGMGGVTVRHPKRGERRKLLREGG, encoded by the coding sequence ATGAGCGCTGAGCCCTCGCACCCCGTCCCCCTGCGCGCTTCCGACGCGGACCGCGAAGCCGTCGTGACGGAGTTGCAGGAGGCGGCGGCCGACGGCCGTATCGACCTCGACGAGTTGGGCGCGCGGCTGGAAGTGGCTCTGGCTGCCAGGACACACGACGAACTGGCGCCGCTCACCGCCGATCTGCTGCCCGCCGTGCCGCCGGCTCCGCCTCTGCTGCTCAAGGGTGGCGTCGCCGGCGCGGTGCGGGAGGGGGTGTGGCGCGTACCCGAGCAGATCAGGGCGTACGGCGGTATGGGCAGCGTCAAGATCGACTTCACACGTGTCGAGTGCCGGCTGCGTGTGGTGGAGATCGAGGTGGACGGGCAGGCCGGTGGTGTCGAGATCGTCATCCCCGACGGCTGGGTGGTCGAGGTGGGGGAGCTGGATCCCGGCCTGGCGGGCCTGCGGAACAGGACGACTGCCGAGAAGCTCCCGGGATCACCCCTGATCCGCCTGACCGGCACCTGCGGGATGGGCGGGGTGACTGTCCGTCACCCCAAGCGTGGTGAACGCCGCAAGCTGCTGCGGGAAGGCGGCTGA
- a CDS encoding MerR family transcriptional regulator yields the protein MRIGELASRTGASVRSLRYYEEQGLLTSVRSGSGQRHYSDDQPERVAFIQRMYAAGLSSRTITELLPCVDAPSQDNSDSALERMALERDRLTQHITDLATTRDALDGLISTARAYRERFRETATH from the coding sequence ATGCGGATCGGGGAACTCGCATCACGGACGGGAGCGAGCGTCCGGTCGCTGCGCTACTACGAGGAGCAAGGACTGCTCACCAGCGTCCGCAGCGGTAGCGGGCAACGGCATTACTCGGACGACCAGCCCGAGCGGGTCGCATTCATCCAACGGATGTACGCGGCAGGCCTCTCCAGCCGCACGATCACCGAGCTGCTCCCCTGCGTCGACGCGCCGAGTCAGGACAACTCCGACTCCGCGCTCGAGCGGATGGCCCTCGAACGGGACAGGCTCACCCAGCACATCACCGACCTCGCGACCACCCGGGACGCGCTCGACGGGCTCATCTCCACGGCTCGCGCCTACCGGGAACGGTTTCGGGAGACAGCGACCCACTGA